A stretch of the Candidatus Saccharimonadales bacterium genome encodes the following:
- a CDS encoding ParA family protein, with product MTPKIIAVANQKGGVGKTTTAVNVAAYLADSKHPVLLVDLDPQGNATSGLGLEKESTATTYEVLLGYAELADGIAETHIDGLYILRANPNLAAAELELGPLEKREFRLQQALRTAAYEYIVIDCPPALGLLTINALTASTHVFIPVQTEYYALEGLGQLLGTVQRVREATNPRLDLLGVVLTMYDKRTSLSEQVKAEIKTHFGDKLFASVVPRNIRLAEAPSFGKTIYEHDKWSKGARAYKQVAKEVQKRTGGIG from the coding sequence ATGACACCAAAAATAATCGCAGTTGCAAACCAAAAAGGCGGAGTGGGCAAAACAACCACCGCGGTTAATGTAGCCGCCTATCTGGCAGACAGCAAGCATCCGGTGCTGCTGGTAGATCTTGATCCACAGGGTAATGCCACCAGCGGCCTGGGGCTCGAAAAGGAAAGCACCGCGACGACCTACGAAGTGCTGCTCGGCTATGCAGAGCTGGCCGATGGTATCGCCGAAACGCACATAGACGGTCTGTATATCTTGCGGGCAAATCCAAATTTAGCCGCCGCCGAGCTGGAGCTGGGGCCACTCGAAAAGCGTGAATTCCGGCTGCAGCAAGCATTGCGTACGGCAGCATATGAATATATCGTTATTGATTGTCCACCGGCGCTTGGCCTGCTGACAATCAATGCCCTCACGGCCTCGACGCACGTATTTATACCAGTACAGACAGAGTATTATGCCCTCGAGGGCTTGGGGCAGTTGCTAGGTACAGTGCAACGAGTCCGCGAAGCAACGAATCCTCGGCTCGATCTGCTCGGTGTCGTCCTGACGATGTACGACAAGCGCACGTCGCTGTCGGAGCAAGTAAAGGCCGAGATCAAAACGCACTTTGGAGATAAACTTTTCGCAAGCGTCGTGCCGCGAAATATTCGGCTTGCAGAAGCGCCGAGCTTCGGGAAAACAATTTATGAACACGATAAATGGTCCAAGGGCGCACGGGCGTACAAACAGGTAGCAAAAGAAGTACAAAAACGAACAGGAGGAATTGGATAA
- a CDS encoding ParB/RepB/Spo0J family partition protein, whose amino-acid sequence MALGKMGKMTGLGKGFDSLLPQNFDTSILLTDDDRIQKVAIAKVVPNANQPRTHFDDELLAQLADSIKRYGILQPLVVTPLGSGEYSIIAGERRWRASQLAGLETVPVIVRTTKELEQLEIALIENVQRVDLSPMEQAVSIERLHQQFNMNYDKIAERLGKAPSTINNTVRLLQLPAPAREALQDKQVSEGHARAILALKKQPELQAELLQLILAEGWSVRQAERFVTSHKDGVKDKKSVKARVETETPQTKQLSKYIGAPVAIRRTAKGGRLEVSFASDDELDRLIELLEKLRSE is encoded by the coding sequence ATGGCGCTTGGCAAAATGGGCAAAATGACCGGACTCGGCAAGGGCTTTGATTCGCTGCTGCCGCAGAACTTCGATACCAGTATATTGCTGACGGACGACGACCGCATACAAAAGGTTGCTATCGCCAAGGTCGTGCCAAATGCCAATCAGCCACGGACGCATTTCGATGATGAATTGTTGGCACAACTGGCTGATTCCATTAAACGCTACGGGATCCTACAGCCGCTCGTTGTTACACCGCTCGGTAGTGGTGAATACAGTATTATTGCCGGCGAACGCCGCTGGCGTGCTTCGCAACTAGCGGGTCTCGAGACGGTGCCGGTCATTGTTCGGACGACCAAAGAGCTCGAACAGCTCGAAATAGCCCTGATTGAGAATGTCCAGCGGGTTGATCTGTCGCCTATGGAGCAGGCGGTCTCTATCGAGCGGCTGCATCAGCAGTTCAACATGAATTATGACAAAATTGCCGAGCGCCTGGGCAAAGCGCCATCAACGATTAACAATACCGTCCGATTATTACAATTGCCGGCACCGGCCCGCGAAGCACTGCAGGACAAGCAGGTATCCGAAGGTCATGCCCGTGCTATTCTAGCGCTCAAGAAGCAGCCTGAGCTGCAGGCGGAACTTCTCCAGTTAATACTTGCAGAAGGCTGGTCAGTACGCCAGGCAGAGCGCTTTGTAACCAGTCACAAAGACGGCGTGAAGGACAAAAAATCAGTCAAAGCCCGAGTGGAAACAGAGACGCCGCAAACCAAACAGTTATCAAAATACATTGGTGCGCCCGTGGCGATACGGCGTACGGCGAAGGGCGGGCGGCTGGAAGTCAGTTTTGCGTCTGATGATGAGCTGGATCGACTCATTGAATTGCTTGAAAAACTTCGAAGCGAGTAA
- the lepB gene encoding signal peptidase I: MNPQQNPDNIPGPQFPDSPSPGSSNSMPGSAPYSPAPTSGGAPEPYVSPPSRHETVREIISTIGVLLAALAVAFGLIAWVFQSYEVEGPSMETTLMNNDRLIVWKVPRTVARVTHKSWIPNRGDVIIFVESGLAQFGQENDKQLIKRVIALPGERVVLANSVLTVYNREHPEGFQPDKTMSYGSVIDESNDTHNLDVTLAKDQLFVCGDNRPDSLDSRTFGPIEAHQIVGKLALRLLPLSEIQKF; the protein is encoded by the coding sequence ATGAATCCACAACAAAATCCTGATAATATCCCTGGCCCGCAATTTCCAGACTCACCGAGTCCAGGCTCGTCAAATAGTATGCCGGGTAGCGCTCCGTACTCGCCCGCACCAACTTCAGGCGGGGCACCAGAGCCATACGTATCTCCACCGTCGCGGCACGAAACAGTCCGAGAGATTATTTCAACCATTGGCGTACTGCTGGCCGCGCTGGCGGTTGCCTTCGGGCTCATCGCCTGGGTGTTTCAATCATATGAAGTCGAAGGCCCAAGCATGGAGACGACGCTTATGAACAATGACCGCCTGATAGTCTGGAAAGTACCCCGTACTGTGGCCCGAGTCACACATAAGAGCTGGATTCCCAACCGCGGTGACGTTATCATCTTTGTCGAAAGCGGCTTGGCTCAGTTTGGGCAGGAAAATGACAAGCAACTCATCAAACGAGTCATCGCCCTGCCAGGCGAACGAGTTGTACTTGCTAATAGCGTTCTAACTGTTTATAACCGCGAACATCCTGAAGGTTTCCAACCTGACAAAACCATGAGCTATGGCTCAGTTATCGACGAGTCGAATGATACCCATAATCTCGATGTTACTCTAGCCAAAGATCAGCTGTTTGTCTGCGGTGACAACCGTCCCGATTCGCTCGACTCCCGTACCTTCGGTCCGATTGAAGCCCACCAGATCGTCGGCAAATTAGCGCTGCGGCTGCTGCCTCTCAGTGAGATTCAAAAGTTTTAA